GCATTCAGCGCTTAACTGGAATTTAGAGCACTCAGCATTTTCAGCATCTGGTTCAATAAACATGCAAGAAACCAGAAAGGATGAAGTTGCATTCAAACTGCAATAACCTTCTTCTTAATGTATAAACAAACAGGCAGAAACTTGAAAACTAAAAGACAAGCAGAAAACAACTATCTCTCATTGATATACCACAACAATATCACGGAGAATTTCTAGATATTTCCGGCTTCAAACCTTAAATGCACATGGTACACTCAGCAATTGAATTCTAGTATATGAAATTTCCTTTTGAGCTTGCTATTCAATCTATGTATAGAAGACAATCTCTTCAGCATTTCTAGGTGCATGATCTCGAGCTTGCGTGGCAAACAAAATTTACAAGACAATCAATTCCTTTTACTTCCTAGTTCCTATATAAAAGGCACTAAATCTCAATCAAGTATTGCACACGTCAATTCCACTGTTTTCACGCCACAGATGACCAAGGATCAAGTGCAATCATATCTCTATTTGCGTAATTACTTCATCTCGTGGATAAAATATCTATCTCCAAAATTTCCATCGGATAAGGCACACTCAACAAATTAACTAAAATCGCAACAATCAGAATACAATTTCAACCACACTCGTACCAAAATTTCCACAAATCAAATCAATCGCGAAAGCCTAGCAATAGCAACGGAATCGGAGGAAATACCTGACTGAACTTGAGGACGTGCTGCTCGCCGGCGAGCTGGAGGTTTCCAGAGACGAAGACGACCATTCCACCGGCGGGGCCGGAGGGCTGGCAATCGACGGTGGAAATCTGATGCTGGCACTGCTGGAAGGGCAGACCAGTGAGCTTGGCGACGATGTTGGCGGATCCCATGATCTTCTGGCCCTCGAAGGTGAGCATGGAGCCGTCCTGGTAGAGGTTGGCGAGGCCGGACCGATTGGAATCGAAGGTGGAGTAGTAGTGCTCCACGAATGCCTTGGAGACAGAGTCTGGATCCATCGGATCGGCGGTGGGTGGAAATGGAATGCCCTCTTTTCCCTCTCTGTTTTTTCAAGTCTTCTTTACGCAAGTCAAttactcacacacacacacacacagatgGGTTGaactattttttcatttttcttaatatAATAAAACAGGAAATAAGGTTTTACTGAATATTGTGTACTGAAAAATAATGCACTTTTTCAAATTCTAATTATTAGATGGACTGATTTTTGGGCCTTGACGCGATACTAAACAGAAATGGGCCGAAGGAAAATATGTTGGCTTAATGAAACaatgtgttgtgttgtgttgtgttttgaATCTTGATTGTCGGTGTTTCAATTCCATAGTTGAATGGTACATTTATTCGACCCATTAAAAACGAATGGGCAAACACTTCACCATTAGTCGTTCAAGTACAGGCAATGGTTCTAACATTTTCATATAGGGTAAAGGTCAATTTTTGTTCTAAACATATGGACGAAATATGAATTtgatccaaaacattcactttttgaaaaataggtCCATAACATATGAAATTCTTGTCGTTTACGTTCATTTTTTACGGTGCCATCAATTTTTGACGGTCAACCGTCGATTAGCACAATTTTGAACCGATTAGGCTTATTTtaattactatatatatatatatatacaatgtcaactacatatacaattcatgtcaactatgtatacaatccatgtcaattacatatataattcatgtcaactacatacgtataatgtcaactacatatatctacatatattatatgtaaaacgttgttgttgacataaataatataggtcgttaacatgaaaatatttgttgttgacattaattatttgtaaaatgttgatgttgacataatagttgacataaataacgtttgttgttgacatcgtagttgacataatgtctctgtagttgacatcgcgcgaaaatgacaattatgcctca
This sequence is a window from Salvia splendens isolate huo1 chromosome 14, SspV2, whole genome shotgun sequence. Protein-coding genes within it:
- the LOC121766028 gene encoding nuclear transport factor 2B-like, translated to MDPDSVSKAFVEHYYSTFDSNRSGLANLYQDGSMLTFEGQKIMGSANIVAKLTGLPFQQCQHQISTVDCQPSGPAGGMVVFVSGNLQLAGEQHVLKFSQMFHLMPTPQGSFYVLNDIFRLNYA